One window of the Dehalococcoidia bacterium genome contains the following:
- a CDS encoding NHL repeat-containing protein — MVARQVLTYDRTIGIVAMEGRGFSNPVDIAFSSDDRIYVVNRTNALQPYGIRIGICDLESNYYGHFGSYGSDPGQFVWPTSVVFDPDDNLYLVDEHNHRITVFDRDGGYIRHWGDHGSGDGQLDGPSGIALNASGDVLVSDAFNSRSQKFTRGGEFVSSFGSPGNGSGEFNMPWGVTVDGQGDIYVADWRNDRIQKFTPDGEFMAAFGESGDGDGQFHRPSSVAVDGEGLIYVADWGNERVQVLGPDGEFLEKLRGQATLSKWAMDFYSANSDEWEARQKANIMVTPAPNVTTPHGESARVEPYFWGPISVKLDRLGRLYVTESNRHRIQVYEKL; from the coding sequence ATGGTGGCTCGACAGGTACTTACGTACGACCGCACGATTGGGATCGTGGCGATGGAAGGACGCGGGTTCAGCAACCCGGTGGACATCGCTTTCTCCAGCGACGACCGGATCTACGTCGTGAACCGCACGAATGCGCTTCAGCCATATGGCATCCGAATCGGCATCTGCGACCTTGAGAGCAATTACTACGGTCACTTCGGATCATACGGCTCAGATCCCGGCCAATTCGTTTGGCCTACATCCGTGGTATTCGACCCGGACGACAACCTGTACCTCGTCGACGAGCACAACCACCGCATAACGGTGTTCGACAGGGACGGCGGCTACATCAGGCACTGGGGCGACCACGGATCGGGAGACGGGCAGCTCGACGGGCCTTCCGGCATCGCGCTCAACGCATCCGGCGACGTCTTGGTCAGCGACGCATTCAACAGTCGGAGCCAGAAGTTCACCAGGGGCGGTGAGTTCGTGTCGAGCTTCGGCAGTCCGGGGAACGGGTCTGGTGAGTTCAACATGCCGTGGGGAGTCACCGTCGATGGGCAGGGCGACATCTATGTGGCCGACTGGCGGAACGACCGCATCCAGAAGTTCACGCCAGACGGCGAGTTCATGGCGGCGTTCGGCGAGTCCGGTGACGGCGACGGGCAGTTCCATAGACCGTCCAGCGTGGCTGTCGATGGCGAGGGGTTGATCTACGTTGCCGACTGGGGCAACGAGCGCGTACAGGTGCTGGGTCCCGACGGCGAGTTCCTCGAGAAGCTCAGGGGCCAGGCGACACTGTCCAAGTGGGCCATGGACTTCTACTCGGCCAACTCGGACGAGTGGGAGGCGCGCCAGAAGGCCAACATCATGGTGACACCGGCTCCCAACGTGACGACGCCGCACGGCGAGTCCGCGAGGGTCGAACCCTACTTCTGGGGCCCGATATCGGTTAAGCTCGACCGGCTGGGTCGGCTGTACGTGACCGAGTCCAACAGACACCGCATTCAAGTTTACGAGAAGCTGTGA
- a CDS encoding ATP-binding protein — MPPQPEMRRHLVGQVRRRLEAGLAPIVVVRGPRQVGKTTAQYQIISDLLDEGVPPTSILRVQFDELESLKGLKEPILRISDWFERQITAGPFNALARDGQPAYLFFDEVQNLDRWSSQLKFLVDNSAVKVVVTGSSALRIERGRDSLAGRISTVEAGVLSLTEIGALRELGPPEPFLPDNGLSPLIEKDFWSELAAYGRTHGNFRDEAFGHFSERGGYPLVHNRKDVNWHLLADQLNETVIRRVIQHDFRLGERGRKRDPQLLEELFRLTCRYAGQTPTVSTLAEETRLSLGANISGQRVTSYLRFLGDTLLLRLIPPLEIRLKRKRGSSKLCLVDHGLRASWLQEQIPLTPQALAERPELSTIAGRLAESTFGSVASTIAGLDISHFPERGLDREVDFVLTIGYKRVPIEIKYRRRIDPLQDTLGIRSFIEKSVNNATFGVLITQDDAGTVDDPRIVCMPLSSFMLIR; from the coding sequence ATGCCGCCACAGCCGGAGATGCGCCGTCATCTAGTGGGGCAGGTACGCCGAAGGTTGGAGGCAGGCCTAGCCCCAATCGTTGTCGTGCGAGGGCCACGTCAAGTAGGAAAGACGACGGCACAGTATCAGATCATCTCTGACCTGCTAGATGAAGGCGTGCCGCCCACGAGCATACTGCGAGTCCAGTTTGACGAATTGGAATCTCTGAAGGGGTTGAAGGAGCCAATACTTCGTATCTCGGATTGGTTCGAGCGTCAAATCACGGCGGGGCCCTTCAACGCACTGGCGAGGGATGGACAACCAGCGTATCTCTTCTTCGATGAAGTACAGAATCTTGATCGCTGGAGTTCCCAACTAAAGTTCCTGGTTGACAACTCAGCTGTAAAGGTTGTCGTAACAGGGAGTTCAGCTCTTCGGATAGAAAGAGGTCGGGATAGTCTTGCCGGCCGTATCAGTACAGTCGAAGCTGGAGTCCTGTCACTTACTGAGATTGGCGCACTGCGAGAGTTGGGCCCTCCTGAACCATTTCTGCCCGATAACGGGCTGAGTCCACTCATAGAGAAAGACTTCTGGTCGGAACTGGCTGCCTATGGGCGGACGCATGGAAACTTTAGAGATGAAGCGTTTGGCCACTTCTCTGAGAGAGGAGGCTATCCTCTTGTCCACAATCGGAAGGATGTTAATTGGCATCTACTTGCGGACCAACTGAATGAAACAGTCATCAGGCGCGTAATTCAGCATGATTTTCGTCTTGGAGAGCGAGGCCGGAAGAGAGACCCTCAACTCCTGGAGGAGTTGTTTCGCTTAACTTGTCGTTATGCTGGCCAGACGCCGACGGTATCGACCCTCGCTGAGGAAACTCGACTTTCTCTTGGCGCCAACATCAGCGGTCAGCGTGTAACCTCATACCTGAGGTTTCTCGGTGACACACTCTTGCTCCGACTAATCCCTCCCCTGGAGATAAGGCTCAAGAGGAAGCGGGGTAGTTCCAAGCTCTGTCTTGTCGATCATGGACTGCGAGCAAGCTGGCTTCAAGAGCAGATACCGCTGACTCCGCAAGCGCTAGCTGAACGCCCTGAACTCTCAACTATCGCGGGCCGCCTTGCTGAAAGTACCTTTGGGTCAGTAGCTTCCACAATCGCTGGCTTGGACATTTCCCATTTCCCTGAAAGAGGGTTGGATCGCGAAGTGGACTTCGTTCTAACGATCGGCTACAAGCGAGTGCCTATAGAGATCAAGTACAGGCGCAGAATCGACCCTCTGCAAGATACGTTAGGGATCCGGTCGTTTATCGAGAAGTCGGTCAATAACGCCACATTCGGTGTCTTGATCACTCAAGATGATGCAGGCACGGTTGACGACCCCCGCATTGTGTGCATGCCACTTTCGTCCTTTATGCTCATCAGGTAA
- a CDS encoding GMC family oxidoreductase N-terminal domain-containing protein, with translation MKYDVIVVGAGSAGAAAASRLSEDPERSVLLLEAGPDYPDFETLPEELKVGYATGTDIMVSDEHNWQFMGKGNDVAEPMLVPRGKVTGGTSAINGQVFLRGQTHDFEDWAKYGNDEWKFENVLPFFRNLETDTDFHDDFHGTEGPIICHRFKPDTWLPAQTGFYNACIDAGFPDVADFNQPDAYGVGPIPCNNPDGIRWSTSLGYLSQARHRLNLTIRANCMAHRLLFDGKRVTGVEVESGGEKFVVEADEIVLSSGTIANPQLLMLSGVGPAEHLREFDIPVVHDLQGVGRNFSDHPLIFITASVKEGVELDGLAPRIQVGLRYTATGSSRPNDMMMWMQSFASERINRGGERMEPLGIRITGSIYLAASKGRITLTSTDPNVQPFLDYHLLEDPEDRRRMREVVRLAVDVFKYPDLAEMVDERLEPLDSDLESDDALDQWMLREVTTGQHLTSTCKMGPASDPLAVVDQNLRVYGIEGLRVADASVMPDTVRANTNVTTMMIGERLADFVKNS, from the coding sequence GTGAAGTACGACGTCATCGTAGTTGGCGCGGGTTCTGCTGGCGCAGCAGCGGCTTCCCGCCTGTCCGAAGACCCCGAACGCTCGGTGCTGCTGCTGGAGGCCGGTCCAGACTATCCCGACTTCGAGACTCTGCCCGAGGAGCTCAAGGTCGGCTACGCCACCGGCACCGACATAATGGTCAGCGACGAGCACAACTGGCAGTTCATGGGCAAGGGCAACGACGTCGCTGAGCCGATGCTGGTCCCCAGGGGCAAGGTCACCGGGGGCACCAGCGCTATCAACGGCCAGGTCTTCCTGCGGGGCCAGACACACGACTTCGAAGACTGGGCCAAATACGGTAACGACGAATGGAAGTTCGAAAACGTGCTGCCGTTCTTCAGAAACCTGGAGACCGACACCGACTTCCACGACGACTTCCACGGCACCGAAGGCCCGATCATCTGCCACAGGTTCAAGCCCGATACGTGGCTGCCCGCCCAGACTGGCTTCTACAACGCCTGCATCGACGCCGGCTTCCCCGACGTAGCCGACTTCAACCAGCCTGATGCCTACGGCGTTGGGCCGATCCCATGCAACAACCCAGACGGCATTCGCTGGAGCACCAGTCTCGGCTATCTCAGCCAGGCGCGGCACCGGCTGAACCTCACCATCAGGGCCAACTGCATGGCGCACCGGCTCCTGTTCGACGGCAAGAGAGTCACCGGAGTCGAGGTCGAGAGCGGCGGCGAGAAGTTCGTCGTTGAGGCCGATGAGATAGTCCTGAGCAGCGGCACAATTGCCAACCCGCAGCTTCTCATGCTCTCCGGCGTGGGTCCCGCGGAACACCTGAGAGAGTTCGACATTCCAGTCGTACACGACCTCCAGGGCGTCGGCAGGAACTTCAGCGACCATCCCCTGATCTTCATCACCGCAAGCGTGAAAGAGGGCGTCGAGCTTGACGGCCTTGCCCCTCGAATACAGGTAGGACTCCGCTACACCGCCACAGGCTCATCACGGCCAAACGACATGATGATGTGGATGCAGTCATTCGCATCCGAGCGAATAAACCGGGGCGGAGAACGGATGGAGCCTCTCGGAATCAGGATAACCGGTTCGATCTACCTGGCGGCGAGTAAGGGGCGCATCACACTCACGTCAACGGACCCGAACGTACAGCCGTTCCTCGACTACCACCTGCTCGAGGACCCCGAAGACCGCAGGCGGATGAGGGAGGTCGTAAGGCTGGCCGTCGACGTATTCAAGTATCCCGACCTTGCAGAGATGGTCGACGAACGCCTGGAGCCGCTGGACTCAGACCTTGAGTCCGACGACGCGCTCGATCAATGGATGCTGAGAGAAGTCACCACCGGACAGCACCTCACGAGCACCTGCAAGATGGGCCCAGCATCAGACCCTCTCGCGGTCGTGGACCAGAACCTGCGTGTATACGGCATAGAAGGCCTCCGAGTCGCAGACGCCTCGGTCATGCCCGACACCGTCCGCGCCAACACCAACGTCACCACCATGATGATCGGAGAGCGCCTCGCCGACTTCGTAAAGAACAGCTAG
- a CDS encoding alpha-hydroxy-acid oxidizing protein — protein sequence MNAISLFDLEAIAKQVMPFNKWEFVDAGAADEITVRRNRTAFEDITVNPRFLVDVGNRDLSTEVLGEKIDFPVMIAPAGSQRDVHPDGERATAAGAGAMGTLYTLPTGSGYSIEEVAEVATGPLWFQLYHFDDEVTELLVTRAKAAGYKAVVLTIDTPTPSPKERDLRNAHARTPGLYWGSLRDRMDLVERREVGIPDMADWTPPGYTGLTWDRLDWLRDLTGLPLVVKGIRTIEDAVMCAEYGADGIVVSNHGGRQIDGTRASIETLPEIADAVGDNLEVYLDSGVRRGLDVLKAIALGARGVFVGRPLFWGLANGGQSGVEQMLEIMRAEFDRALAYAGCRTVSEIHRGLVSLNSEFRTRV from the coding sequence ATGAACGCGATATCGCTTTTCGACCTTGAGGCAATAGCCAAACAGGTGATGCCTTTCAACAAGTGGGAGTTTGTGGACGCAGGCGCCGCCGATGAGATCACCGTCAGGAGAAACCGGACGGCGTTCGAGGACATCACCGTCAACCCGAGATTTCTAGTCGACGTGGGCAATAGGGATCTCTCTACTGAGGTACTGGGCGAAAAGATCGACTTCCCTGTGATGATCGCTCCGGCTGGCAGCCAGCGCGACGTCCATCCCGACGGCGAGCGCGCCACCGCCGCGGGCGCGGGTGCGATGGGCACGCTGTACACGCTCCCGACAGGGTCGGGCTATTCAATAGAAGAGGTCGCCGAGGTGGCAACGGGCCCACTCTGGTTCCAGCTATATCACTTCGACGATGAGGTCACGGAGCTTCTCGTAACACGTGCCAAGGCGGCTGGGTACAAGGCCGTAGTCCTGACAATCGACACCCCAACGCCGAGTCCCAAGGAGCGAGACCTTCGCAACGCGCACGCCCGTACACCTGGACTCTACTGGGGCAGCCTGCGTGACCGCATGGACCTGGTAGAGCGGCGCGAAGTCGGAATCCCGGACATGGCCGACTGGACTCCTCCCGGCTACACCGGTCTCACATGGGACCGACTCGACTGGCTCAGGGACCTCACCGGCCTCCCGCTGGTCGTCAAGGGAATCAGGACGATCGAGGACGCCGTGATGTGTGCCGAGTACGGCGCCGACGGCATTGTTGTCTCCAACCACGGCGGCCGTCAGATCGACGGCACCCGTGCAAGCATCGAGACCCTCCCTGAGATCGCCGACGCCGTTGGCGACAATCTCGAAGTCTACCTCGACTCCGGCGTCCGACGCGGGCTGGATGTGCTAAAGGCAATCGCGCTCGGAGCGCGGGGCGTCTTCGTTGGAAGGCCCCTGTTCTGGGGTCTGGCCAACGGAGGCCAGTCGGGTGTGGAGCAGATGCTGGAGATCATGCGAGCCGAGTTCGACAGGGCCCTGGCCTACGCCGGTTGCCGTACCGTCAGCGAGATTCACCGTGGCCTGGTCTCTCTGAACTCGGAGTTCAGGACGAGAGTATAG
- a CDS encoding DUF1800 domain-containing protein, which translates to MSSADVHLMAHLMRRAGFGATRDELESAIADGYENTVDALLDTSTASYMPDDIIRRYHVDQSELRVVEVAVANWMYRMMTTTSPLQEKIALFWHSLFATGERKVNNVQTMVSQIETFRKYGLSSFSTLLVQVSRDPAMLHWLDNHDNHRDAVNENYGRELLELFSMGIGNYSEQDIKEAARAFTGWTFENAEYMALRAMKASIWPYSRVACQFEFRPDDHDFSEKTFLGESGPFDGEDVIDIIVRQPATARFVCTRLYQFFVADDVDDDGEALIEHMSQTYFDSGYEIMAVLRDMFNSDHFKSEAVRFRRVKSPAELVAGTLRTARPFPRPTVEMFQVGLATNYMGQELMNPPNVEGWHEGAEWIDSGSLVERVNFASQYLGNPDSPGVREIANRLGSEQQSQIDSEKLVDSCLDLLGPITVSDETRATLVASSEGYEQDNLTTRVAETLRLIGSTREFQLA; encoded by the coding sequence ATGAGCAGCGCAGACGTACACCTGATGGCTCATCTGATGCGCCGCGCCGGCTTTGGCGCGACACGCGACGAGCTGGAGTCGGCAATAGCAGACGGCTACGAGAACACCGTGGACGCCCTGCTGGATACGTCCACGGCCTCGTACATGCCTGACGACATCATCAGGCGGTACCACGTCGACCAGTCCGAGCTGCGCGTAGTAGAAGTCGCTGTCGCCAACTGGATGTACCGCATGATGACCACCACGAGCCCTCTGCAGGAAAAGATTGCGCTCTTCTGGCACAGCCTGTTCGCCACCGGCGAGCGCAAGGTCAACAACGTCCAGACCATGGTGAGCCAGATCGAGACCTTCCGGAAGTACGGTCTCAGCAGCTTCAGCACGCTCCTGGTCCAGGTCTCCAGGGACCCCGCGATGCTGCACTGGCTCGACAACCACGACAACCACAGGGACGCCGTCAACGAGAACTACGGCCGCGAACTGCTCGAGCTCTTCTCCATGGGCATCGGCAACTACTCCGAGCAGGACATCAAGGAAGCTGCCCGTGCCTTCACCGGCTGGACATTCGAGAACGCCGAGTACATGGCGCTTCGAGCCATGAAGGCGTCGATATGGCCGTACAGCCGTGTCGCCTGCCAGTTCGAGTTCAGGCCCGACGACCACGACTTCTCCGAAAAGACATTCCTTGGCGAGAGCGGCCCGTTCGACGGCGAAGACGTAATCGACATCATAGTCCGGCAGCCCGCCACGGCCCGGTTCGTCTGCACGCGGCTGTACCAGTTCTTCGTCGCCGACGACGTCGACGATGACGGCGAAGCGCTGATCGAGCACATGTCCCAGACCTACTTCGACTCCGGCTACGAGATCATGGCGGTCCTGAGGGACATGTTCAACTCCGACCACTTCAAGTCCGAGGCTGTCAGGTTCCGCAGGGTGAAGAGCCCAGCAGAGCTTGTCGCCGGAACGCTGCGTACCGCCCGACCGTTCCCTCGTCCCACGGTAGAGATGTTCCAGGTTGGCCTCGCCACCAACTACATGGGACAGGAGCTCATGAACCCGCCCAACGTCGAGGGTTGGCACGAGGGAGCCGAGTGGATCGACAGCGGATCGCTCGTCGAGAGAGTCAACTTCGCCTCACAGTATCTTGGCAATCCCGACTCGCCCGGTGTCAGGGAAATTGCGAACAGGCTCGGCTCGGAGCAGCAGTCTCAGATCGACTCTGAGAAGCTGGTAGACTCCTGTCTGGACCTGCTCGGCCCAATCACGGTCTCTGACGAGACGCGAGCGACCCTTGTGGCATCGTCAGAGGGGTACGAGCAAGACAACCTCACAACGAGGGTCGCCGAGACGCTGCGGCTGATCGGTTCGACGCGAGAGTTCCAGCTGGCCTGA
- a CDS encoding LLM class flavin-dependent oxidoreductase has translation MKLGYFTMPLHPPGSNVTQTLADDLDQIVTLDRLGYHEAWIGEHFTFEWENIPSPDLLIAQALGMTENIILGTGVNCMPNHNPMMLAHRVAQLDHMAKGRFYWGIGSSSTPGDYEMFGFDPETDDRRSYTREALEVILKVWDDPRPGTYEGDGWSFKIPERVDDIGLAFHMTPYTKPHPRIAVAGVSPRSDTLIMAGERGWIPMSTNLVPTSIVATHWDSVEEGARRAGRAADRGEWRITKEIYVADDTETARQQALDGVLARDYRHYWHPLMSRSKNLDRMKIDPDMSDEDVTPEYLIDALWIVGGPEDVAAQIEEMFNEVGGFGVLVAMGHEWRPREQWLNSMRLLADEVMPMLSHLN, from the coding sequence ATGAAACTCGGTTACTTCACAATGCCGCTTCACCCTCCGGGGTCGAACGTCACTCAGACCCTGGCCGACGACCTCGACCAGATAGTCACGCTCGACCGGCTCGGCTATCACGAGGCATGGATTGGCGAGCACTTCACGTTCGAGTGGGAGAACATCCCCAGTCCCGATCTACTGATCGCTCAGGCCCTGGGAATGACCGAGAACATCATCCTCGGCACGGGCGTCAACTGTATGCCCAATCACAACCCGATGATGCTCGCCCACCGCGTGGCGCAGCTCGACCATATGGCGAAGGGCCGCTTCTATTGGGGCATCGGCTCCAGCTCAACGCCCGGCGACTACGAGATGTTCGGCTTCGACCCTGAGACCGACGACCGTCGCTCCTATACCAGGGAGGCGCTCGAGGTGATCCTGAAGGTCTGGGACGACCCCAGGCCCGGCACTTACGAAGGCGACGGTTGGTCGTTCAAGATACCTGAGCGCGTGGACGATATCGGTCTTGCGTTCCACATGACGCCCTATACCAAGCCTCACCCGAGGATCGCCGTGGCCGGCGTCTCTCCGAGGTCTGACACCCTCATCATGGCTGGCGAACGCGGCTGGATACCGATGAGCACGAACCTCGTCCCAACCTCCATCGTCGCGACCCACTGGGACTCGGTCGAAGAAGGAGCCAGAAGGGCCGGACGCGCAGCCGACCGGGGCGAGTGGAGGATCACGAAGGAGATCTACGTTGCCGACGACACCGAGACAGCCCGTCAGCAGGCGCTGGATGGCGTGCTGGCGCGCGACTACAGGCACTACTGGCACCCGCTGATGTCCAGGTCGAAGAACCTCGACCGCATGAAGATCGACCCAGACATGTCAGACGAGGACGTCACCCCTGAGTACCTGATCGACGCGCTGTGGATCGTCGGCGGCCCGGAGGATGTCGCGGCCCAGATCGAGGAGATGTTCAACGAGGTCGGCGGCTTCGGCGTGCTGGTCGCGATGGGCCACGAGTGGCGGCCTAGGGAGCAGTGGCTCAACTCTATGAGGCTCCTCGCCGACGAGGTCATGCCGATGCTCTCACACCTGAACTGA
- a CDS encoding NAD(P)-dependent oxidoreductase, giving the protein MRVGFIGTGSIGRPMASQVLAAGFSLVVHDIAQDAATLLLEAGAEWADSPKAVAELCEIVCTCLPGPPEFQQVVYGEDGVLEGISEGSVFVDHTTNSPELVRDTHRRLERAGVAMLDAPVSGGAEGARTRDLTILVGGDSNTLERCRPVLDAIAKTVMHVGDIGAGCVCKIAHNCAGFSLDMATVECLTMGVRAGVDPAVLLEVFQKCAIGRNFNIHTRLPDTLFSGDFEPRFALKTAMKDMRLATELAEHYGVPMNLTTVCQAEMEEAMTRGWDGLDSSAFLRLQEERSGVQLRLV; this is encoded by the coding sequence ATGCGCGTTGGATTCATTGGCACCGGGAGCATAGGCAGGCCCATGGCGAGCCAGGTCCTGGCCGCGGGCTTCTCACTGGTAGTCCACGACATAGCCCAGGATGCAGCGACCCTGCTGCTCGAAGCCGGAGCTGAGTGGGCCGACTCGCCAAAGGCCGTCGCCGAGCTGTGCGAGATCGTGTGCACCTGCCTTCCTGGGCCGCCTGAGTTCCAGCAGGTGGTCTACGGTGAGGACGGCGTCCTGGAAGGAATCTCCGAGGGCTCAGTTTTCGTCGACCACACTACCAACTCGCCCGAACTGGTACGGGACACACACCGGAGGTTGGAGAGGGCAGGGGTGGCGATGCTCGACGCGCCCGTGAGCGGCGGCGCAGAGGGAGCCAGGACGCGCGACCTCACCATACTGGTCGGCGGCGACAGCAACACGCTCGAACGCTGCAGACCGGTGCTGGACGCGATCGCCAAGACCGTCATGCACGTTGGCGATATCGGCGCCGGCTGCGTGTGCAAGATCGCGCACAACTGCGCCGGGTTCTCTCTGGACATGGCGACGGTTGAGTGTCTGACGATGGGTGTGCGAGCCGGTGTGGATCCCGCGGTGCTGCTCGAGGTGTTCCAGAAGTGCGCCATTGGCCGGAACTTCAACATCCACACCCGGCTGCCGGATACGCTGTTCAGCGGCGACTTCGAGCCGCGCTTCGCGCTGAAGACCGCCATGAAGGACATGCGGCTCGCCACGGAGCTTGCCGAACACTACGGCGTTCCGATGAACCTGACTACGGTCTGCCAGGCTGAGATGGAGGAGGCCATGACGCGAGGGTGGGACGGGCTCGATAGCTCAGCGTTCCTCAGACTCCAGGAGGAGAGGTCGGGAGTGCAACTCCGGCTGGTGTGA
- a CDS encoding methyltransferase domain-containing protein, whose protein sequence is MTTDVPQFGGRPFYGYDSATIQRSYTNRDAVQVADFLVPRLSEGMSLLDCGCGPGPLTLGFAEIVAPGRVVGIDIEPTMIDQANQLKSDGGPDNLEFQVGDIYDLSFEDGEFDVVFSSAVIEHLSDPVRALREVLRVTKLGGIGAVIRTDWSFPFIVPECPELSRFFKLFEGGFNRIGGSLNWGRFLSAHMREAGFDVVEFQTNMSQLLGQSAASASAETYISWIENIPLFQESIELGITTDAELKSMVNGIREWAKHPDAYLSLARGHAIGVKNGQ, encoded by the coding sequence ATGACGACAGACGTACCGCAGTTCGGGGGCAGGCCATTCTATGGCTACGATTCGGCAACCATTCAGCGGAGCTACACTAACCGCGACGCGGTCCAGGTCGCCGACTTCCTGGTGCCGCGCCTGTCGGAAGGAATGAGCCTGCTGGATTGCGGCTGCGGTCCGGGCCCGCTAACACTCGGTTTCGCGGAGATCGTCGCGCCGGGGCGAGTCGTGGGCATCGACATCGAACCAACTATGATTGACCAGGCCAATCAGCTCAAGTCTGACGGAGGGCCGGACAACCTCGAGTTCCAGGTCGGGGACATCTACGATCTGTCTTTCGAGGACGGTGAGTTCGACGTCGTATTCTCCAGCGCGGTGATCGAGCACCTGTCAGATCCCGTTCGTGCACTGAGGGAAGTACTCAGGGTCACGAAGCTTGGCGGCATCGGAGCGGTCATCCGCACCGACTGGTCGTTCCCGTTCATCGTGCCAGAGTGTCCTGAGTTGAGCAGGTTCTTCAAGCTGTTCGAGGGCGGCTTCAACCGCATCGGCGGGTCGTTGAACTGGGGGCGTTTCCTGAGTGCCCACATGCGCGAGGCCGGATTCGACGTCGTCGAGTTCCAGACCAATATGTCCCAACTGCTGGGACAGAGTGCCGCAAGCGCGTCGGCTGAGACATACATTTCGTGGATAGAGAACATCCCACTGTTCCAGGAGTCCATCGAGCTGGGCATCACCACAGACGCCGAGTTGAAGTCGATGGTCAACGGCATCCGAGAGTGGGCAAAGCACCCCGACGCCTACCTGTCCCTTGCAAGGGGGCACGCCATTGGAGTGAAGAACGGTCAGTAG